Part of the Undibacter mobilis genome is shown below.
TGAACGGATAATCGGCGATCTTCGGCTTGGCCGCGGTGACGCGGGCGAGGAAGGTGGACTTGCCGGCATTCGGCAGGCCGACGAGGCCGGCATCGGCGATGAGTTTGAGACGCAGGCGGATGGTGAGTTCGATGCCGGGCTGGCCGGGGTTGGCATGGCGCGGCGCCTGGTTCGTCGAGGATTTGAAATAGGCGTTGCCGAAGCCGCCATTGCCGCCTTTGGCCAAGGTGATGCGGTCGCCGACCGCGAGCAGGTCGGCGATCAGCGTCTCGCCATCCTCCTCATAGATCTGCGTACCAGCCGGCACCTTGAGCACGATATCATTGCCGTTGGCGCCGTGGCGATCCTTGCCCATGCCGTTGACGCCGCGCTCGGCCTTGAAGTGCTGCTGGAAGCGGTAGTCGATCAGCGTGTTGAGGCCGTCAACGGCTTCGACGATCACGTCGCCGCCCTTGCCGCCGTCGCCGCCATTGGGGCCGCCGAATTCGATGAACTTCTCGCGCCGGAACGAGATGCAGCCGTTGCCGCCGGCGCCGGACGCGACATAGACCTTGGCTTCGTCGAGGAATTTCATGCCCCCGATATAGGTCATGGCGGGCGCGAAAGCACCTGTTACGGTAGTGAAATCGAGGAATTCCGCCGAGGGCTTCGCAAAACCGGCCGCTCCCGTATATACCGGGCGGGCCGGAGACCTTGTGAAATGACCGCCCCGACCTCGGACGCGCCCGCGCGTCCAACCCAGCTCGCCAAAGACCACACCCTCGCCGGCATCGCCCTGATGCTGGTCGGCATCTTCTTCTTCGCCGTCAACGACACCATGGGCAAATATCTGGTCGGCACGTATGCGGTCGGCCAGATCCTGCTGATGCGCAGCGCCGCCGCGCTGGTGTTCCTGACGCCGTTCATCCGCCGCGAGGGCCTCTCCGCTTTCACGAATGCGCCGCGGCCGTGGCTGCAGGTCTTGCGCGCCGTGTTCGCCACGTTCGAGGTCGGCTGCTTCTACTGGGCGCTGACCGGCATGTCGCTGGCCGACACCATGACCTTCTATCTCGCCGGCCCCATCTACGTGACGGCGATGTCGCCCTTCCTGCTCGGTGAGCATGTCGGCTGGCGGCGCTGGCTGGCGGTGCTGGCCGGCTTCGTCGGCGTCATGGTCGCGCTCGGCCCCAGCGGCGGCGCGTTCTCGCCGCATGCTCTGGTGGCGATCGCCGGCAGCCTGATGTTCTCGATCTTCATGGTCTGCACCCGTTTGGTGCGCGGCACCTCCGACGTGGTGCTGGTGACGACGCAGGTGGTGGCCGCGCTGGTGTTCGGCGCGGTGACGGCGCCGTTCACCTGGGTCGCGGTCACGTTGTTCGACGGCGCGATGCTGGCGCTGCTCGGCGTCGTGGCGATGATCGCGTTTCTCTGCATCAACCGCTCGATCAGCATCGCGCCGGCCTCGGTGGTGGTGCCTTATCAGTACACCACCATCGTCTGGGCCGTGATCCTCGGCTTCATCTTCTTCGGCGACATTCCCTCGACGCAGATGCTGATCGGCGCCGGCATCATCATCGCCGCCGGCATTTACATCTTCATCCGCGAGCAGCGGCTGGCCAAGCCGGCTGCCTTCACCGAACCGCCGCCGGCGTAACGCCCGTCAGGTAACAATCGCGTCGGCCTCGATCTCGACCAGCCAGCCGGGATCGATCGCCTGCACGATCTGGATCATGGTCGAAGCCGGGCGGATGCCGCGGAAGAACTCGCCATGGGCGCGGCCGGCGTCTTCCCAGTTCGACATCTCCTTGAGAAAGATGCGGGTGCGGATGACGTGCTCGCGCTTGCCGCCGGCGTCATTGATGGCTTTCTCGATGATCGCGAGACAGCGCAAGGTCTGGCCGTAGAGATCGCCGGGGCAGGCGACACCGCCGCCCGGCGCAATCGGCGCCGTGCCGGACACCGCGATATGCGGGCCGACGCGCACGGCGCGGGAGAAGCCGATCTTCTCCTCGAAAATGGCGCCGGATGAAACGAGTGTGCGTTGCATGGAAGACTCCTGCTTAATTTCTGTCCAACGAACTCGAATCCATACGCCGCAGCGGGATTATGGATTCCGGGCTCGCGGCCTAAAGGCCGCGCCCCGGAATGACGACGGAAATTAGTGCGCCTTCCCGCGCGCGGCCACTTCGTTGGCCAGCATGTCCGCCTCACTACCGAGGCCGCGCAGCCCCGCCGCGACTCCTTGCTGATCGGCGGCCGTGCGGTTCTGGCTGACCTTCCATTTGCCTTCGATGCGCGCGATCGGAATTTCGACGCCGACAATGCCCTTGATCTGCGCGGCAATGAAAGTGTCCGGCGCATCCGACACATTCCACGGCGCACGCTGGCCGCGCTCGTTATGCCGCGTCAGGTCGTCGATTTGTTGCCGCAGCCAAGCCGCATTGTCCATGACGCGCGGCGTGCCCCACGCGTGGACTGTGATGTAATTCCATGTCGGCACGACTTTGCCCGTCTCCTGTTTGGTCGGATAGAGCGACGGGCTGATGTAATGCTGCGGCCCCTGAAACACGACCAGACATTCGGAAACCGCGGCCAGTTCGGCGAGCTGCGGATTGGCGCGCGCCAGATGCGCGCGCAACGTGCCGCGCTCCGACGCGCCGGCGTCGATCAGGAACGGCGCCGGATTCGCCTGCAATCCGCCCGGTCCCGATGTGATCAGGAGGCCGAGCGGATGCGCCGCGATCAGCGCATGCTGAACGTCGATCCGGTCTTCACGAAAGTGGGGAGGTTGATACATGGCATCACCTGTCCCACCCTCACGAGACGCGCTTGATCGGCGCCCAGCCCTTGAGCGCGGACCAGATGCCGTGATCGAGCCGGAAGCGGTCGATCGGCGCCGACGACTTGATCGAGTGGATGCGGTACAGGCCGACGCCGGTCCACTGAAAGCCGCACTTCTCCAGCACCCGCCGCGACGCCGGGTTGGTCACGCGCGCGCCGGCATGCAGCGCGTCATAGCCAAGATCGGTGAAGGCGTAATCGACCAGCGCATGCACCGCCTCGGTGGCGTAGCCCTTGCCCCAGTGCTCGATGCCGAGCCAATAGCCGATCTCCGCGGCGCCATCCTGCTGCGCAATGCTGCAGGCGCCGACCACCGACTTGTCGCGCGTGATGAGATAGACACATTCGCCGCCCGGCTTGTTGGCGGTGGCAATGAAATTCTCTGCATCCGTCAAACGGTACGGATGGGGAATACGCGCTGTATTTTCGGCAATACGACGGTCGGCTGCGAGCATCGATACTGCTTTAGCGTCCGCGAGACGCGGCGCGCGCATAACAAGCCGCTCGGTCTCGAGGACGGGGATACTCGCTTCGCGAAAGCTGTCGCTTGGTATTTCTTCCAGCAGGGTCATGGCTCAGGCTCCAGTTTCGAACCCAGGCCAGCCCCGGGCTCTGAAATGCGATGAGGGGGAGCCGGTCACCCGTCTCCCCCTCTCAGAGCCTTGATGAGCCCTGCCGGTTCGACTTGATGACCGGCAGACCTCGATATTTGGTCTACCGTTTATTCGGCCGCAGCTGCCATCGTCGGGACGACGGAGATGTACGTGCGGCCTTTGGCTTTGGTAGCGAACTGAACTTTTCCATCGACGAGTGCGAACAACGTATGATCCTTGCCCATGCCTACATTACGGCCGGCATGCCACACGGTACCGCGCTGACGTGCAATGATGTTGCCGGCGATCGCGAGCTGACCACCGGACTTCTTCAGACCAAGGCGGCGACCATCAGAGTCGCGGCCGTTGCGGGATGAACCGCCTGCTTTTTTGTGCGCCATAGCTGGGCTCTCTCGAATTCCGTTACTTGCTACACCGATTCCTTGTCGGAATCACGTCACTATTTCTTACCTAAGGCGTCAGTCCGCCGCTTACGCGGCGGATTTGGCGGCCTTCTTGCGAGCGGCCGGCTTTTTGGCCGCTTTCTTTTCGCCTTCAGCGCCTTCGGCCGCTGCGGGCTTCGGCTTGGCGACGCGCTTCGGCTTTTCCGGCGGCGTCTTCGACGGCTTCTTGCCGTCGGTCAGGATTTCGGTGATGCGGATCACCGAGAATTCGTGACGGAAGCCGCGCTTGCGGCGCGAATTCTTGCGGCGGCGCTTCTTGAACGCGATGACCTTGTCGCCGCGCTCGTGGTTCAGCACCACGCCGGCCACGGTGGCGCCCGACACGGTCGGCGCGCCGACCTGCGGATTATCACCGCCGACCAGCAAAACTTCACCAAATTCAATCACATCGCCCGGTTCGCCCGCCTGGCGGTCGATCCGGATCACATCTTCAGCCACAACGCGGTACTGCTTACCGCCGGCTTTGATGACTGCGAACATCGTTTTTTTCCTTCGTGTTCAAATCCGCGTCTCAGCGCCCGGAGGCCCTGGACCGGCTTCTTGTCAGTCGGTTTGTTGTTTGTAATCAAGGGCTTGTGCCCTCGAACAAAGATGCGAGCCCAAAGGCCCGCATTCCGGCGGCTTTATGCCGGGGAAAACCGGCAAATGTCAAGGAAACAAGCGGGTTTGGGGGCCCGGTCGGCTTGCTGCCGGCACGGTAAAATGCCGGGCGTAGGCGGATGGCGTCGTCACCCCACCGTCGCCGTCACCGCGGCGCCGTTCTCCGCGTCGGCGGTATGGGCCAGCCGGTAGCCGACGCCCAGTTCGGTCACCAGGATTTTCGGCGAATCCGGCGCCGGCTCGATCTTCTGCCGCAGCTTGCGCACGAAGATACGCAGGTAGTGGGTGTCCTGCATGTGGATCGAGCCCCACACCTCCTTCAGGAGGTGCTGATGCGTGACGACATTGCCGGCGTGCTGCGCCAGCACCTGCAACAGGCGATATTCCTTCGGCGTCAGCGTCAGGCGCTGGCCATTGAGCGTCACGGTGCGCGAGGCCAGGTCGATGGTCAGCGGGCCGACCGTCACCGACGGCTCGCCCGAGGCAGCGCGCGACTGTCGGCGCAACGCCACGCGCACGCGGGCGAGCAGTTCGGCGATGCCGAACGGCTTCACGACATAATCGTCGGCCCCCATTTCGAGCAGCCGCACCTTCTGCGCTTCCGCCGAGCGGACCGACAGCACGATGATCGGCACGGTAGACCACGACCGGATGCGTTCGACCACATCGGAGCCATCCATGTCCGGCAATCCGAGATCGACAATGACGATGTCGATGGGCCGCAAGGTTGCGGCGCGGATTCCTTCGGTGCCGGTGCCGGCTTCATGCACAACAAAGCCGTTGAGCTCGAAGCCGGTCCGCAGGAAGCGGCGGATCTGAATCTCGTCGTCGACGATCAGCACGATGGGAGAGGGCTCACTCATCTTGGTCGCTTTCCATGGGGTGAACAGTTGCTTGTGCCACGGGCAATTCGATGGCGATCGTCGTGCCCCGGCCGGGACCGTCGCTGATGGCGTCCATTTTGCCGCCATTGGCGGCGATAAAAGCATTCGCGATCCAAAGGCCGAGGCCCGAACCGCTGGTGAGCGAGGCCGTGCGTTCGCCGCGCGCGAAGCGGTCCCAGATGTGCGGCAGCTCGGATTCGCTCAGTCCGGCCCCCTGGTCGCTGACATTCAGCACGATGCGGCCGTCACGGGCGCGCGCCGCCACCATGATCGTAGAACCCGGTGGCGAATATTTGGCGGCATTGTCGAAGACCTGGACCAGCGCCTGCTTGACCAGGACCGGATCGACATGGACCAGCGGCAGGTCCTTGGGCAGGTTGAGGCTCAAGGTGTGCCGCGACAGCTTCTTGCGGCAACGGTCCAGCGCCGAATCGAGAATGTCGCTGGGATCGGCCCATTCCATGCGCGGCTTCACGCCGTCGCTGGAAATGCGCGTGGCATCGATGAGGTTCTCAATGTCGTTGTTCAGGCGCTCGGCCTCGGAGCGAACGTCCTGCACCAGCGCCTGCAACTTGGGCTCGCCCGCCAGCGCCGGCGCGGTGCTGAGCACCGTGGCGGCGCCCATGATCGAGGCGAGCGGGGTGCGCAATTCGTGGCTGACCGAGCCGATCAGCGCTTCGCGCAACTGATCGGTTTCGGCGCGCATGCGGGCTTCGTTGATCGCCTGGGCGATTCCCAGCCGGTCGAGGGTGGCGGTTGCGTCGGCCAATACGGCATCAACGCGGACGCGCAGATCGTCGGCGTCGGAGTGGCCGTGCGACGGCCGGCCCAGATTGACGGCGACGAAGCCGAATTCGGGGTTTTTCGGCGAGACGGCGCGCACCAGCCAGGCTTCGCCATCATCGGCGACAACAGGATCGCCGGTCGAGGGCCGTCGGTCATCGGCTTTTTCGAGCTTCTCGATCTCGGCCAGCACCTGCGGCGGCACCGCGGCGTCGGCGCGCCGGCGCGCATTGCCGGCGGCATCGCGCGCGGTCGCGAACAGCACGACCTTGCGCTGGATGACCGCGGTGAGATGGTCTTCGATCGCGGACTGAATATCGGATACGTCGAAGGCGACGGCGATACGCCGCGAGAAGGCGTAGAGATCGCGCAGGTCGATTTCCCGTTTGTGCGACTTCTCAAGCTCGTTCTTGAGCCGGCTCGCCAGTTGGCTGACGACGACCGCCACAACGATATAGAGCAGGAGATTGATGACTTCCTGCGGGTCGCGGATTTCGAGCGAATAGAGTGGCGGGAAGAAGAAGAACGCGGAGGCCAGAACGCCGCAGGCCGATGCAAACAGCGCGGCGATGAGGCCCCAGCGCATCGCCGCGATCAGGACCGGGACCAGGTAGACCACGGTTCCGCGGGTCAGGCCGACAGACCAGACGAAGGTGAAAATCCCGGCCGTCACAATGCCGACCAGGCACAGCGTCAGCAGCAGGCCGCGCATTTCCTGGCGTAGACGGTGCAGCGATATGGTGAACGGCATGGCGGTCAGGGTACGGACGGCTTTTGGGCCCCCGCCGCCTATATACGCCCCTGACCCTTGTTTGTCCCGGCCATGTTGGGTAGATAGCCCCCGTCCCGGGCGCCGGTTCAGACGATTCATGACCGAGGGTCAGGGTTCCGGAGAGGTGGCTGAGCGGTTGAAAGCACCGCACTCGAAATGCGGCATACGGGCAACCGTATCGGGGGTTCGAATCCCTCCCTCTCCGCCAACTACTCGCTAAGTCATTGTTCCTGTATAAGCCTTTGTTATCAAATGTTTTCCGGCCGCCTAGTGGTACACACGGGTGGTATACATGGCTTTGCCGATGACGCGTCCCTGGAAGCATCCCAAGACCGGAATGTGCTGGCTACGCAAGCGCGTGCCGGACGATCTGCGTCTCCTGATAGGCAAGCGCGAGGAAAAGCGCAGTCTAGGCACGCGCGATTTTGCCGAGGCCAAAGTCCGTCTCGCGCAAGCCATGACGGAAGTCGATGCTAGGTAGCGCAATCTCCGAGCTGGCCCAAAAAAGCTGACCGAGATGGTGGCGCATGAAATTGCTGCGCCGATGTCCGATCAGGCTGTGGCTCAATTTCGCGATAACCCGTCTGATCAAAAGTTCTGGGACGTCCAGATTGGTGCAAAGCTCCGGGAGGTCGATCCTGAGCCGGATCTTCCAACTGATCGCGACGCGAGGGTGCTTGGGCTCCTCCTGCAGCGCGACACAATCCACAAAAAGCGCGAGATGCAGAACTTCTGCTTCAATCTTGCCGAACAAGCTCTTCTCAATCGCGGCCTTAGCGTGGATGACAACCGCGATAAGCTGGCGAGAGCTGTGGCGCATGCTCTTCAGTAGGCCAGTATTGAGCTTGCAAATCTCGCTGCCGGAAATTTGTCTTTTACCGGCGTCTCCCTGCACGACCACGGCCGCTCAGGCAAT
Proteins encoded:
- the obgE gene encoding GTPase ObgE encodes the protein MKFLDEAKVYVASGAGGNGCISFRREKFIEFGGPNGGDGGKGGDVIVEAVDGLNTLIDYRFQQHFKAERGVNGMGKDRHGANGNDIVLKVPAGTQIYEEDGETLIADLLAVGDRITLAKGGNGGFGNAYFKSSTNQAPRHANPGQPGIELTIRLRLKLIADAGLVGLPNAGKSTFLARVTAAKPKIADYPFTTLHPQLGVVRVDDREFVLADLPGLIEGAHEGVGLGDRFLGHTERCRVLLHLVDGTQDDAAAAYKTVRGELEAYGNGLEDKPEIVALSKTDSMTPEQIKKQLAKLKKACGKTPFTLSSATGAGVTDVLRELFKIVGKATKTETAKTKQPATWQP
- a CDS encoding DMT family transporter, yielding MTAPTSDAPARPTQLAKDHTLAGIALMLVGIFFFAVNDTMGKYLVGTYAVGQILLMRSAAALVFLTPFIRREGLSAFTNAPRPWLQVLRAVFATFEVGCFYWALTGMSLADTMTFYLAGPIYVTAMSPFLLGEHVGWRRWLAVLAGFVGVMVALGPSGGAFSPHALVAIAGSLMFSIFMVCTRLVRGTSDVVLVTTQVVAALVFGAVTAPFTWVAVTLFDGAMLALLGVVAMIAFLCINRSISIAPASVVVPYQYTTIVWAVILGFIFFGDIPSTQMLIGAGIIIAAGIYIFIREQRLAKPAAFTEPPPA
- a CDS encoding RidA family protein — protein: MQRTLVSSGAIFEEKIGFSRAVRVGPHIAVSGTAPIAPGGGVACPGDLYGQTLRCLAIIEKAINDAGGKREHVIRTRIFLKEMSNWEDAGRAHGEFFRGIRPASTMIQIVQAIDPGWLVEIEADAIVT
- a CDS encoding FMN-binding negative transcriptional regulator; its protein translation is MYQPPHFREDRIDVQHALIAAHPLGLLITSGPGGLQANPAPFLIDAGASERGTLRAHLARANPQLAELAAVSECLVVFQGPQHYISPSLYPTKQETGKVVPTWNYITVHAWGTPRVMDNAAWLRQQIDDLTRHNERGQRAPWNVSDAPDTFIAAQIKGIVGVEIPIARIEGKWKVSQNRTAADQQGVAAGLRGLGSEADMLANEVAARGKAH
- a CDS encoding GNAT family N-acetyltransferase translates to MTLLEEIPSDSFREASIPVLETERLVMRAPRLADAKAVSMLAADRRIAENTARIPHPYRLTDAENFIATANKPGGECVYLITRDKSVVGACSIAQQDGAAEIGYWLGIEHWGKGYATEAVHALVDYAFTDLGYDALHAGARVTNPASRRVLEKCGFQWTGVGLYRIHSIKSSAPIDRFRLDHGIWSALKGWAPIKRVS
- the rpmA gene encoding 50S ribosomal protein L27: MAHKKAGGSSRNGRDSDGRRLGLKKSGGQLAIAGNIIARQRGTVWHAGRNVGMGKDHTLFALVDGKVQFATKAKGRTYISVVPTMAAAAE
- the rplU gene encoding 50S ribosomal protein L21 gives rise to the protein MFAVIKAGGKQYRVVAEDVIRIDRQAGEPGDVIEFGEVLLVGGDNPQVGAPTVSGATVAGVVLNHERGDKVIAFKKRRRKNSRRKRGFRHEFSVIRITEILTDGKKPSKTPPEKPKRVAKPKPAAAEGAEGEKKAAKKPAARKKAAKSAA
- a CDS encoding response regulator, with the protein product MSEPSPIVLIVDDEIQIRRFLRTGFELNGFVVHEAGTGTEGIRAATLRPIDIVIVDLGLPDMDGSDVVERIRSWSTVPIIVLSVRSAEAQKVRLLEMGADDYVVKPFGIAELLARVRVALRRQSRAASGEPSVTVGPLTIDLASRTVTLNGQRLTLTPKEYRLLQVLAQHAGNVVTHQHLLKEVWGSIHMQDTHYLRIFVRKLRQKIEPAPDSPKILVTELGVGYRLAHTADAENGAAVTATVG
- a CDS encoding DUF4118 domain-containing protein, which encodes MPFTISLHRLRQEMRGLLLTLCLVGIVTAGIFTFVWSVGLTRGTVVYLVPVLIAAMRWGLIAALFASACGVLASAFFFFPPLYSLEIRDPQEVINLLLYIVVAVVVSQLASRLKNELEKSHKREIDLRDLYAFSRRIAVAFDVSDIQSAIEDHLTAVIQRKVVLFATARDAAGNARRRADAAVPPQVLAEIEKLEKADDRRPSTGDPVVADDGEAWLVRAVSPKNPEFGFVAVNLGRPSHGHSDADDLRVRVDAVLADATATLDRLGIAQAINEARMRAETDQLREALIGSVSHELRTPLASIMGAATVLSTAPALAGEPKLQALVQDVRSEAERLNNDIENLIDATRISSDGVKPRMEWADPSDILDSALDRCRKKLSRHTLSLNLPKDLPLVHVDPVLVKQALVQVFDNAAKYSPPGSTIMVAARARDGRIVLNVSDQGAGLSESELPHIWDRFARGERTASLTSGSGLGLWIANAFIAANGGKMDAISDGPGRGTTIAIELPVAQATVHPMESDQDE
- a CDS encoding DUF6538 domain-containing protein, which translates into the protein MTRPWKHPKTGMCWLRKRVPDDLRLLIGKREEKRSLGTRDFAEAKVRLAQAMTEVDAR